From the Streptomyces sp. Tu 2975 genome, one window contains:
- a CDS encoding 2-dehydropantoate 2-reductase: MKVAVVGAGAIGAYVGAALHRAGAEVHLIARGAHLAAMRRDGVRVLSPRGDFTARPAATDDPSSVGPVDHVFLGLKANSYAASGPLVHPLLHERTSVIAAQNGIPWWYFHGLPGPYAGRRIESVDPGGTVSATLPPERAIGCVVYAATELEAPGVVRHLEGTRFSIGEPDRTVSPRCVEFSDAMIAGGLRCPVEPDLRNDIWIKLLGNISFNPISALSRATMAQICRHRDTKALVETMMHETLEVAAAVGCRPEISVERRLAGAERVGDHKTSTLQDLEKGKPLELDVLLAAVVELAALTKTPVPKLCAVHALADLLASTSIPSTGSAA, translated from the coding sequence GTGAAAGTCGCAGTTGTCGGCGCCGGAGCCATCGGCGCGTATGTCGGGGCCGCGCTCCACCGCGCCGGCGCCGAGGTCCATCTCATCGCCCGCGGTGCCCATCTCGCGGCCATGCGCCGCGACGGTGTCCGGGTACTCAGTCCCCGCGGTGACTTCACCGCTCGTCCCGCCGCCACCGACGACCCGTCGTCCGTCGGCCCCGTCGACCATGTCTTCCTCGGTCTCAAGGCCAACTCGTACGCCGCCTCGGGCCCGTTGGTGCACCCGCTGCTGCACGAGCGCACCTCCGTCATCGCCGCCCAGAACGGCATCCCGTGGTGGTACTTCCACGGCCTGCCCGGGCCCTACGCCGGCCGCCGCATCGAGAGCGTCGACCCGGGCGGCACCGTCAGCGCGACCCTGCCGCCGGAACGCGCCATCGGCTGCGTCGTCTACGCCGCCACGGAACTCGAGGCGCCCGGGGTCGTACGGCACCTGGAAGGCACCCGGTTCTCCATCGGCGAGCCGGACCGGACCGTGTCACCGCGCTGCGTCGAGTTCAGCGACGCCATGATCGCCGGCGGGCTCAGATGCCCGGTCGAACCGGATCTGCGCAACGACATCTGGATCAAGCTGCTCGGCAACATCTCCTTCAACCCGATCAGCGCGCTGTCCCGGGCCACGATGGCGCAGATCTGCCGCCACCGGGACACGAAGGCGCTGGTCGAGACGATGATGCACGAGACGCTCGAGGTCGCGGCCGCCGTCGGCTGCCGCCCGGAGATCTCCGTCGAGCGGCGTCTCGCCGGCGCGGAGCGCGTGGGCGACCACAAGACGTCCACCCTCCAGGACCTGGAGAAGGGCAAGCCGCTCGAGCTGGACGTGCTGCTCGCCGCCGTCGTCGAACTGGCCGCGCTGACGAAGACCCCTGTACCGAAGCTGTGCGCCGTGCACGCACTCGCCGACCTCCTCGCATCGACCTCGATCCCCTCCACAGGGAGCGCAGCATGA
- a CDS encoding beta-ketoacyl-ACP synthase III: MTGSRVVALGHYQPSKVLTNDDLAAMVDTSDEWIRSRVGIRTRHVAGPDEPVDELAAHAAAKALAAAGLTAADIDLVLVATSTAVDRSPNTAARVAARLGMGSPAVMDLNVVCAGFTHALATADHTLRAGAASRALVIGADKMADIVDWTDRSTCVLVGDGAGAAVVESVSEGQEPGIGPVLWGSVPEMGHAVRIEGTPPRFAQEGQAVYRWATTQLPPIARKVCERAGVAPEDLAAVVLHQANLRIIEPLAQKIGAVNAVVARDVVDSGNTSAGSIPMALSKLVERGDIRSGDPVLLFGFGGNLSYAGQVVRCP; the protein is encoded by the coding sequence ATGACCGGCTCACGTGTCGTCGCGCTCGGGCACTACCAGCCCTCCAAGGTGCTCACCAACGACGACCTGGCGGCCATGGTCGACACCAGTGACGAGTGGATCCGCAGCCGTGTCGGCATCCGGACCCGCCATGTCGCGGGGCCCGACGAGCCGGTCGACGAGCTCGCCGCGCACGCCGCGGCCAAGGCGCTGGCCGCCGCCGGCCTGACGGCCGCCGACATCGATCTGGTGCTGGTGGCGACGTCGACCGCCGTCGACCGCTCGCCCAACACGGCGGCGCGGGTGGCGGCACGGCTGGGCATGGGCTCGCCCGCGGTGATGGACCTCAATGTCGTCTGCGCCGGCTTCACCCACGCGCTCGCCACCGCCGACCACACCCTGCGGGCCGGGGCGGCCTCCCGGGCGCTGGTCATCGGGGCGGACAAGATGGCCGACATCGTGGACTGGACGGACCGCTCGACCTGCGTCCTCGTCGGTGACGGCGCCGGCGCGGCGGTGGTGGAGAGCGTCTCCGAAGGGCAGGAGCCGGGCATCGGCCCGGTGCTGTGGGGTTCGGTCCCCGAAATGGGGCACGCCGTGCGGATCGAGGGCACCCCGCCGCGCTTCGCGCAGGAGGGTCAGGCCGTCTACCGCTGGGCCACCACGCAGCTGCCGCCGATCGCCCGCAAGGTCTGCGAACGTGCGGGGGTCGCGCCCGAGGACCTCGCGGCGGTGGTCCTGCACCAGGCCAATCTGCGGATCATCGAGCCGCTCGCGCAGAAGATCGGCGCCGTCAACGCCGTCGTCGCCCGCGATGTCGTCGACTCCGGCAACACCTCGGCCGGGTCGATCCCGATGGCGCTGTCCAAGCTGGTCGAGCGGGGTGACATCCGGTCGGGCGACCCGGTGCTGCTCTTCGGTTTCGGCGGCAATCTCTCGTACGCGGGCCAGGTCGTCCGCTGCCCCTGA